The DNA segment TAATCTAAGGGATCTGCTGTTTTCAAACCTCCAAGTGACATTGGAGAAGCAAAATTTACCGAGAGATAAACTTTAATACCATATGGACGTAATATGTCTGCAATGATCTTAACCTTATTAATATACTCTCCGGAAAGAATTTTTGATGATGCATTAACATTATTAAGAACAGAGCCATTAATACCTATAGATGCATTGGCACGGGCGTATTGTCTTATTCTATCAGCAACAGGAGACCATACTTTGGGATTTAATATTTTAGATGTTATCTCTTGCCATTTCCAAAGACTTTTTCCTGCATATCCACGCTCAATACTTCCATCCAAATTATCCCAATGATCAAGTATTCGCAAAGAGAAAGCCGGAGCATTCCATTTATCAGTTGAATTATTCAACGCATTTGTCTGCTGACGACGCAACAAATCATAAGCACCATATAGTATTCCAATATTACTACTAGCCTTTATTGTTACATCCCTACCACCGAATGATATACGATATCCATCATTATGAGGCAATGTATCATCTATTTTCAAATAAACAGGACTTCCATGCCAATATTCTTTTAATTCATTGACTGCTATGTCTACGGTCTTTGACTTCGTATTAGTATACACAAGGGAATTGGCTCCATCAGGCATTCTTAGCCATAGCTTTGAACCATCCTCAGCTGAAAGCGAAATAGCAAATAGAATAACGACTGATATAATTAGATATTTTTTCATGAAACACTTTTTTAAATAATGTTTGCAAAGATACGAAAACTTTATGTTTTGTTCATTAACAAAAGTATATGTTCCATTACAATTTGTTTCAATTATTGTTTTTTAATATTATCTGCAGCATATTCTGTAGGAGACATCCCATAATGTCTTTTAAATAAGGTAGAGAAATGCGATTGGTTATTAAATCCTACTGTATAAGCGACCTGCGTAACATTTATTTTACCTTCGCGGATAAGTCGCCCGGCTTGTTCCAAACGTAGATTTCTGATAAATTCGCCTGCTGATATTCCGGTAATCTCTTTCATCTTACGATGCAGTTGGGCTCTACTAATACCAACATCCTCTGTGAGTTTTTCTACATTGAATTCAGGATCTGACAGGTTTTCATTAATAGCCTTCATTATTCTATTCATAAGGGCATCATCATTACCTATTACCTCCACCTCCACTATTTTATCTTTCTGCTCTTGTGCACCTGAGAATTTTCCACGGAGTCTACGGACATTATCAATAAGATTATCTATCAATATATGCAGTTCTTGCATACTAAACGGTTTTGCCAAAAAGGCATCTGCTCCTTTTTTTAATCCCTCCATACGATCACTGACTTCAGCTTTAGATGTAAGCAGCAAAACAGGTATATAACTGATGTTAGAATTACTTTTAATATTCTTTAATAGCGTTATTCCATCCATCTCTGGCATCATCACATCTGATATCACCAAATCATAGTTCTTTGTCAATAAAGCTTTCAAAGCTTCCCGTCCATTAGGAAAAACCTCAAACTTATACCATTTTCCCAACTCTGTATTGATATACTGTCCTATCTCGCGGTCATCATCAACTATCATTATATGATAGTTTTTATTTGCTTGTTTATTTACGTCATCTGATTTATCTTTTTCCTTATATTGTGGTTCTTCTATTTGTTCCTGCCTTAGATGTTCTTTACCTAAAGGTATATTAACCGTAAAACAAGCGCCATTCTTTCCATCATCTCTATTTGATGCATTTATTTTACCTCCATGCATCGTAACTATAGCTTTACATAAATTCAATCCAATGCCGGATCCTTCTATATGTAAATCTTTAGAATTGCCTCCCTGATAGAATCTTTCAAAAAGTCTGTCAATCTTTTCATCATTAAAGCCTATACCATTATCTATAACTTTAATCTCTGCGTTTTTATCATCCTTTGACAATGATACAGTGACTTCACCACCATCAAATGTATACTTAAAGGCATTTGACAATAAGTTGGATATGACTTTATCAAAATTTATTTTGTCTATCCACACAAAAAGTTCTTTATCTTTATGCTCAAAGTTTATCTTTATATTTCGTTCATTTGCATTATAATTATAAAGAGTAAGTATTCCACTTATAAATCCAACCAATTCGGTCTTAGAACAATGTAAGTGCATCTGATTTTTATCAATTTTTCGCTCATCAAGAATCTGATTTACTAACAACAGAAGTCTCTTGGCATTTCTATCTATTGTGTCTAGATCGACCATATTTTCATTATCAGTTAACCGTTTCTTTAATTTTTCCAATGGTCCAAGGATAAGAGTTAGCGGAGAACGGATATCATGAGTTGCATTAATAAGGAACTTCATTTTATCTTCCTCCAGCTGGGTTTTCTTTCTGCGTGTATAGTACGCTCCAATCATATAGACAATCCATGATATCAATAATATATATATTATACAAGCAAACGTGGAGGCGTACCATGGTTCATTAACAATGACAGTTATAGTCTTTGTATATTTTGAATGAATACCATTGTTATAAGCTCGAACTTCAATAATGTACTTACCTGGACGTAGTTTATTAAATGCAATCGCATTACTACCTTCATTTGTTGAAGTCCAATCTTTTGTTCCATTTATTCTATATTGGAATCCTATGTTATCAGTATTTTTATAGTTTAATAGAGAAAACTCCATTGAGAAAGAATTCTCAGAGTATGGTATTTCAAAATAATCACTCTGACAGTCTATACTTTTCCCTCCCAAAATAAAATTAGTGAGATATACCTGCCCCATCTTTATTCCATTCTTTTTCACCAATTCAGGATAGAACACAGTAACTCCATCATTAGTACCGAAGCCTATCATATCATCCTTTCTATGCATAACAGCACCTATAATATATTCTTTCGTAGTAAGTCCATTACCAGAAATATGACTTATGAATTTCCCTGTTCTCTTATTATATTCCCATATTCCCATTGAAGTACTTAACCAAATATCACCTTTACGATCGGTCACGATTCCACATATAACTTTATCCCTTAACTGTTCTGAATGAGGGAATAAAGATATTATTTGGGTCTTACGGTTGAAAACATACAATCCTGCGTCTGTACCTAGAAGCATATCTCCATTAATAGCCTCAGCAATAGCTGTACTTTGCATATTCAGAAGTTTACTGTTTTTCCATCCATAAGGACTGAAATTAAAGCCTTTCGGGTCAAAACATTGCGAGCCATTGGATGAACCTATCCACAACAGTCCATAATGATCAAATTTCATTGATATTATCCAATCATTCAGCAAAGTTCCATTAGCATGATTCTGATTCATACTAAATGTGATGCACTTACTTGTCTTAATATTATAAATGCATAATCCTTTACCATAGTTGGATATGTAAAGATTACCCTTTCCATCGTCTACCATACAGTTAAGGCCCCATCCCTGAAAAGGCTTAGCTAGCTTGTATGCTCCATTGGAGGGGTTATAACTATACAGTCCACTTTCAGTTCCCAACCAATATCGTCCTTGTTTGTCTCTATATATTATTATTGTACCTATAGGAGACGCAGGGTGTGCAGTTATTCTGCCATTACGATCAAACTTATATACACCATTACCTTGTACGGTGCACCAAGTATCACCATTATCACCTTTCGCGATAGAAGATACGCTACTTCCAATGACATAATTCTGAGCAGAAAAACTCCATGTAGTAAAAGCCACCTTACGATCGTTAAGAAGATAAAGTCCCTTTTTGTAACAACTTACCCACAAATTATTATCTTTATCCTCTATAAGCCAATTTACATTAGACGAAGCCAAGCTAAATGTCCCGTTATTATTTTCGACTTTCACCATTTTATTTTTACCATGCGGAATAATCATCAGTCCACCTCCAAGTGTACCGACATATATATTACCGGCATGATCAATAATCGCTTTTCTTATTGTAACATTACTCCCTTTAAGTTCTTCAAGATTATAACCTGCATCAAATAGTCTACCAGTCATATAATCGTATTTGAGAATTCCATACATACATACAATAAGTAATTCTCTGTGGCTATACTTTAAAAATGACATTGGAGGTCCACAAGGAGAGTTAAAATCCCTCACAGAAACAAATCGTCCGTTTTTTGTCTTTATGCATGAGAAAACAGATAAATGACTACTTTTCCAAAGATTCTGATATTCATCCTCATACATTCTGCTGAAAAATTTGTCTTGCGCACGTTTAGAAAACTTATTCTCTTCTGTTATTGTATTAGTACCATGCTTAAGACGATATAATCCATAACCAGCCGTTCCTATTAATATGTCCCCATGTGGATTTTGCAAAATGGAATTTACACGAGGTTTACGATTACCTGGAAATGGCATTCTTATAAATTTATCTTTGCTATAATCATATTTGACAAAACCCTTGCTACATCCTATCCACAATCCACCATTTTTATCAACTATAAAATTAGATATGATATTGTCAGTGATTGTTGACGTATCTCTATCATTATGTAGATAATTAGTAAAACGGTAACCATCAAATTTATTAAGTCCATATTCGGTACCTATCCAAATATATCCATATTTGTCTTGACATATACACGTTATTAGACTACTGGACAATTTATCTGATGTATATAATTTGCCTGTACCTGCTGATACCATTAAAGACAACAAAATACACATTATCAAAAGAAGAGATTGATGTCGATTTTTCTTCATGTATTAATAAATTAAGTGTTGCAAAGTTAATGAAACGAATGAGAACATGCAAATTTTTATCAAAAATGATACAAATAGAAAAGTAATTGCTACAAATAAAACGAGACATTTGAAAACAAGTGAGTAATTTTGCAGATGTTATTTTTTAAAACAATATTATGAACAATAAAATTTTACTTCGCGAGAAAGTTGGTTACTCATTAGGCGACGTCGCTGCCAATCTGGTTTTCCAGATGATGATGATATTCCAGCTCAAATTCTACACGGATATATTTGGATTGGATGGCGCCGTTGCCGGTTCCGTCCTTCTTATTGCCCGCTTCGTAGATGCATTCGTAGATCCTATGGTAGGAATCATAACAGACCGTACCAAAACACGCTGGGGAAAGTATCGTCCATGGGTATTATGGACATCAATTCCATTCTGCGTATTCTATGTATTGGCATTCTACAATCCTGGTATACATGACAAAACTATGGTGGCTGTTTATGCTACCGTGTCTTATGTACTGCTAATGTCAGCTTATTCATTCAACAACACGCCTTATTCAGCTTTAGGAGGTGTAATGACGGGTGATATAAAGGAACGTACCAGTATAACCAGTATCCGTTTTATCGGTTCGACAATCGCTCAGTTTATAGTACAAGGACTTACTTTGCCTCTTGTCTCTAAATTTGGCCACGGTGATAACAGCCACGGATGGTTCTGTACAATACTCTTGTTTGCTTCCATATCATTCATATGTTTTATTATAACATTCATTTCAGCAAGAGAACGTATATCCCCTCCTCCACAGCAGAAGATGAATATCAAAGAAGATATAAAGGAAACATTTACGGATATTCCATGGAGAGCTATGTTCGTACTTACTTTGTTCATCTTTATAACATTGGCTATGTGGGGTAGTGCTATGAGTTTCTACTTCCAAAGTTACGTAGACCAGCATGCATTGTATAAATTTTTAGATTCACTGGGACTAGTATCTACATCTACCAATGTACACGGAGTAGGAGCGACTATTCTTAGTGCATTCAACCTTATTGCACACAAAGAGAGTGATGCTTATTCTATAGGGTTCTCCGTATTTAATATGATGGGGGCAATAGTCCAATTCTTTGGAGTGGTACTTCTATCTAACTACTTAGCAAACCGCTTTGGTAAGAAACAAACATTTATAGTTTGTCTTGCACTTACAGCTATATTCACTGCAGCATTCTATATTCCTAATGTAGGAGATATACATCTTATGTTCGTGCTTTGCTTCCTAAAGAGTCTTGCATATGCACCAACAGTACCTCTGTTATGGGCTATGATAGGCGACGTAGCTGACCACGTTGAATATGTAAATCACCGCCGGGCAACAGGTTTCTGTTTTTCAGGTGTAGTATTCGCTCTTAAGGCAGGTCTTGGATTAGGAGGAGCATTTGCCGGTCTTATTCTTTCTTCTTTCGGCTATATATCCGGTAACTTTGGTGTTCAATCAGACTCTGCCGTAGAAGGTATACGTCTTGTTTCAAGTATTGTACCTGCAATATTATTTGGAGTTGGTGTTGTTTGCCTGTTCTTTTATCCTATAACTAAACGATTTAATGAAAATATGCAGGCAGAATTGGCTGCTCGCCGTAAACTTAATGAACAATGAGAAAAACCATTTTATCAATAATTTTAATACTTGCTCTGCCATCAGCCATAATGGCTGGTAACAGAGCTGCTAGCCTTAAAGATGTACTTGGCAAGTATTTTCTTATAGGTGCAGCAGTTAATGTACCACAAACAGATGGACGAGATGTCAAAGGTGCAGAAGTAGTTAAAGATAATTTCAATGCTATCGTAGCTGAAAACTGTATGAAGTCAGAGGTTTTACAACCTGTTGAAGGCAAGTTCAACTGGGAGGATGCCGACAAGTTAATAAAATTTGGAGAAGAAAACAACCTTACTATAACAGGTCATTGTCTTGTATGGCATTCTCAAGCCCCGAGGTGGTTTTTTGTTGATTCATTAGGAAAACCAGTAAGCAGAGAAGTTCTTATTGAAAGATTACACAAACATATATCAACCGTTGTAAGTAGATATAAAGGTAAAATCCTGGGATGGGATGTCGTAAACGAAGCTATAAATGATGATGGAACATACCGTAAGTCACCTTTTTATAATATTATAGGCCCTGAATTCATCGACCTGGCATTTAAATTTGCACACGAAGCTGATCCAAATGCTCAACTATACTATAATGACTATTCTATGGCTAAACCAGGGAAACGTGCCGCAGTATGCAAACTTGTACGCCATTTACAATCTATAGGATGCAGAATAGATGCTGTAGGAATGCAGTCACACAATGGCTTGGATTTCCCAGACCTCAAAGATTATGAAGCATCGATTGATTCATTCGCGGCTTGTGGAGTAAAAGTTATGTTTACAGAACTAGATTTGAACCTACTTCCAAATCCTCAATATTTCGGAGGAGCAGATGTCAGTCAAAATTTCAGATACGACAAAAAATATAACCCATATCCAAATGGATTAGATAAAGCAATGAACCGTAAGTTCGAAGACCGCTATATGGAATTTTTTAAAATATATAGGAAACATGCTAGCCAGATATCGCGTATCACCCTATGGGGAGTATCAGACAAGAGCTCATGGCTCAACAACTGGCCAATACCAGGAAGGAGCAGTTACCCTCTTCTATTTGACCGTGATTACAAAGCTAAACCTGTAGTAAAGAAAATAATAAACCTGTTCAAATAATATAATTATGAAAAAAGCAAGATATCTATTTCCTAGTGATTATATGGCAGATCCTGCTGCACATGTATTCAATGGCAAATTATACATCTACCCATCTCACGATTGGGAATCGGGTATACCTGAGAATGACAACGGCGACCACTTCAACATGAAAGATTACCATTGTCTTTCTATAAATGATATAGAAAATGACTTAGCTTCTGATGAAGGAGTAATACTAAGTGTAGAAGACATTCCATGGGCAGGGCGCCAGTTGTGGGATAATGATGTTGTAGAGAAAAATGGAAAATATTATCTGATCTACTGCATGAAAGACAAAACAGACATTTTCCATCTTGGAGTTGCAATAGCAGATCGACCCGAAGGGCCATTCAGACCTGAAGCCAATCCTATAAGAGGTTCTTATTCTATAGACCCTTGTGTCTTCAAAGATGACGACAATAGCGTATATGTCTATTTTGGAGGCATCTGGGGTGGACAATTACAAAGATACAAAGACAATAAGGCACTTGAAAATGCATTTCTTCCTGAAGGAAAGCAGGTAGCCCTACCCTCTAGAGTTGTAAAGATGACTGACGATGTACTACAGTTCGCTGAAGAGCCAAAACCTGTATTAGTGATAGACGATAATGGTGAACCGCTAAAAGCAGACGATCCACACCGTTTCTTTGAAGCATCATGGATGCACAAGTACAAAGGTAAATACTACTTCACGTATTCTACAGGTGACACTCATTTTTTATGCTATGCGGTTGGAGACAACCCATATGGCCCTTTCACATACAAAGGAGTAATACTCGACCCTGTTGTAGGTTGGACTACACATCATTCTATCGCAGAATATAAAGGTCATTGGTATCTTTTTCATCATGACTGTGTACCTTCTAATGACAAGACTTGGCTACGCAGCCTCAAGGTTGTAGAAATTGAATATGACAAAAATGGTAATATAAAGAAAGTAATGTGATAACAGTTCTAATATGAGAACTATTTAGAGAAGAAACCGAGACTCTGTGAGAGAGTTTCGGTTTTTTACTTTTAAATAATGTTCATAAATAGGTATTACAAAGAATTAAGACATATGCTACGCGAATAAGAGACTTGCAAAAATATGCAATATTAATACGCGATACCGGTCACAACGAAAAACAAGTATCAACTTAATTTTTACTTCATTTGCTAATTAATTGATTAACAACAAGAAAGAACCTATCATAGCTTATTTTTAAAAACAATAAAAAAAAGGAAACATTGTATTAAAATACATTAAAATGAATATCATGCAATATTTTTATGCATATTTTCCTTGGAAGTTTAATCATATTTGTATAATTTTGCACACAGTTTGTATAAATATACCATATATGAGAATTAAAAGCGACAGATTAGAAGCATTAAAAATGCTTATTTCAAGCACAGAGCTTGGCAGTCAGGAGGAAGTGCTAAAAGCCTTAAAAGAGGAAGGATTCAATCTTACTCAGGCAACACTAAGCCGTGACTTGAAACAACTAAAAGTAGCTAAAGCAGCTAGTATGAACGGTAAGTACGTATATGTATTGCCTAACGAAACAATGTACAAAAGAATAGCCAAGCCAAGATCTGCCACAGAAATGCTGCAGACCTCAGGATTTTTATCAATAAATTTCTCAGCCAACATTGGAGTAATAAAGACAAGACCTGGATATGCTAGTAGTATCGCTTATAACATTGATAACAGTAGCATCGACGAAGTTATTGGTACTATTGCGGGTGACGATACAATATTGATCGTAACAAAGGAAGGGACATTTAAAAATGATGTCATTGACGCTCTTAGAGCTGTCATTTCCAACATAAAGTAAAACACCAAATATAGAAATGGAAGAAATTATAGTTGTGGTGGCCGATGCTTCCCACGAAAAATACGTCGACACCATATTGGAAACTATTACAGCCGCCGCAAAAGTAAGAGGAACGGGTATTGCCAAACGTACTCACGAATACGTGGCAACAAAGATGAGAGAAGGCAAGGCTGTAATTGCTCTATGCGGCGAAGAATTCGCCGGATTCAGTTATATTGAGACTTGGGGGAACAAACATTATGTTACTACATCAGGACTTATTGTTTCACCCAATTACCGTAATAAAGGCGTGGCAAAGCATATTAAGGATATGACTTTCACACTAGCGCGTACAAGATGGCCTAACGCTAAAATATTCAGTCTCACAAGTGGCTCAGCTGTTATGAAAATGAATACTCACCTAGGGTATATGCCTGTAACATTTTCTGACCTTACAGATGATGAAGCATTTTGGCGTGGATGTGAAGGTTGCGTAAATGTTGATGTTCTGAAACGTACCGAAAGGAAATATTGTATATGCACAGGTATGCTTTATGATCCGGAAGAGCATCATAACGAACCTTTGCCTGCAGAACTTCCAAAGGATATTAAAGACAGACTTAGAAAAATAGACATATAATTAAACTATACATTATAAATATAATATTATGGCAAAGAAGAAAGTAGTTGTAGCTTTTTCAGGAGGACTGGATACTTCGTATACAGTAATGAAGCTATCGCACGATATGGGATATGATGTTTATGCTGCTTGTGCCAACACTGGGGGATTCAGTGCAGAGCAGTTGAAGAAAAATGAGGAAAATGCTTTTAAACTTGGAGCGAAGGAGTATGTTACACTAGATGTAACTCAAGAATATTACGAGAAGAGTTTAAAATATATGATATATGGTAACGTAATGCGTAACAACTGCTACCCTATTTCTGTTTCTTCTGAACGTATTTTTCAAGCTATTGCCATCGCCAGATATGCAAAAGATATAAATGCTGACGCCATTGCTCATGGTAGTACCGGTGCCGGTAATGACCAGATCCGTTTTGACATGACATTCCTAGTTATGGCTCCGGGTGTTGAAATAATTACCCTTACCCGCGACAAAGCGCTTTCTCGTAAAGATGAAGTTGACTATCTGAACGAAAACGGATTTTTTGCAGATTTTACGAAACTGAAATATTCTTATAATGTTGGCATTTGGGGCACAAGCATATGTGGAGGTGAAATTCTTGACAGCACGCAAGGACTACCAGAAGAAGCTTACCTGAAACACGTAACACGCCATGAAGAAAGTGAACTCAAAATTGAATTCAAAAAAGGTGAAATAACTTCAGTCAATGGAGAAGAATTTGATGATAAGATAAAGGCTATACAAAAGATTGAAGAAATAGGAGCATCGTATGGCATCGGTCGTGACTGCAATGTTGGTGACACTATTATTGGAATAAAGGGACGTGTTGGTTTTGAAGCAGCAGCCCCAAAACTTATAATAGAGGCTCATCGACTGCTTGAAAAATATACATTAAGCAAATGGCAACAATATTGGAAAGACCAAATAGGTAACTGGTACGGAATGTTCTTGCATGAGAGTCAATATCTTGAACCTGTAATGCCTGACATAGAAGCTATGCTAAGTAGTAGTCAGCGTAATGTGAACGGTACTGCAATACTAAAGCTCCGCCCATTAGGATTTGAAACTGTAGGTGTTGATTCTGCCGATGATTTGTTGAAAAGCAAATTAGGAGAATATGGCGAGATGCAACATGGTTGGACTGCAGAAGAAGCAAAGGGATTCATAAAAGTGCTAAGTACCCCCCTTCGCGTTTACTATGGTGTTCATCCTGATGAGAAAAGATAAACAGTAAATATGATTAAAGTAGGAATTCTAGGTGGTGCAGGATACACAGCTGGCGAACTTATACGTCTGTTGATGAATCATCCACAAGCAGATATAAAATTTGTAAACAGTGAAAGCAATGCCGGTAATTTGATTACAGACGTTCATGAAGGCCTATATGGTGAAACAGACATAAAGTTCACTTCTGAAATGCCTTTCTCGGATGTTGATGTGGTTTTCTTTTGTTTCGGTCATGGTAAAAGCGAAGCTTTTCTTAAGGAGCACGATATACCTGCAAACATTAAGATTATAGATATGGCTCAAGATTTCCGTCTTGAAGCAGAAGACAATGATTACGTATACGGACTACCTGAAATTAATAAGGATAAAATTGCTAAAGCTCAACATATTGCTAATCCTGGTTGCTTTGCAACTTGTATACAACTAGGGCTGCTCCCGGCAGCTAATATGGAACTTATACGAGATGATGTATCTGTAAATGCCATAACAGGAAGCACTGGCGCAGGCGTAAAGCCTGGAGCTACGACGCATTTCAGCTGGCGTAACAACAATATGAGTATTTACAAACCATTCCAACATCAGCATGTACCTGAAATAAAGCAAAGTCTAAAACAAGTACAAGGATTTCTTAATGCGGACATAGACTTTATCCCTTATCGTGGTGACTTCGCCCGTGGAATATTCGCCACTGAGGTAATAAAGACAGATGAGGATATAGATAAAATAATAGCCGGATACAAAGAATTTTATAATGATGCAGTGTTTACACACTATATAGATAAGGCTATTGACATGAAGCAAGTAGTAAATACTAATAAAGCTCTAGTACACTGCGAGAAGTATGGCAATAAGCTGCTAGTAACATCTACAATAGACAATTTATTGAAGGGTGCTGTAGGTCAAGCTGTACAAAATATGAATATCATGTTTGGCCTCGAAGAGAATTCCGGCTTGAAATTAAAACCTTCTGCTTTTTAAAATAGATAGAAATGAAATTATACGATGTATATCCGCTCTTCGATATTAATATTGTAAAGGGCAAAGGCTGTAATGTATGGGACGATAAAGGTCAGGAATACCTTGACGTTTACGGTGGTCATGCGGTTATAAGCATCGGTCATTGTCATCCTCACTACGTGGATATGATGACACAACAGTTAAACAAGTTAGGATTTTATTCCAACTCTGTAATAAATATGCTACAAAGACAGTTGGCAAGGCGACTTGGAAAAATAAGCGGCTACGATGATTATCAATTTTTTCTAATCAACAGTGGTGCGGAAGCTAATGAGAACTGTCTAAAACTTGCATCATTCAATAATGGGCGTAAGCGTGTACTTTCAGCACAAAAAGCTTTTCACGGACGTACATCACTTGCAGTAGAGGTTACTAACAATCCAAAGATTATAGCTCCTATCAATGATAACGGTCACACAACCTATCTTCCAATAAATGATTTGGAAGCATGGGAAAAGGAACTTTCAAAAGGTGATGTCTGCGCTTGTATCATTGAATGTATACAGGGCGTAGGTGGTTGCAATCTGATTACTGAGGAATTCGCAAAGGGATTACAAGCTGCTTGCAAAAAATACGGAACATACCTGATATGTGATGAAATACAATGTGGATACGGACGTTCTGGTAAGTTTTTCGCTCATCAGTGGCTTGGAATAAAACCTGATCTTATCTCTGTCGCAAAAGGTATTGGCAATGGTTTTCCTATGGGTGGAGTGCTAATCTCACCTGAGTTCAAGCCCGTTTACGGTCAACTTGGTACTACTTTCGGAGGAAATCATCTGGCGTGTACAGCTGCTATAGCAGTATTAGACGTCATGGAAGAAGAGAACCTTATAGATAACGCGCACATTGTTGGCGATTATTTCATTAATCAGCTGAAAGAATTGCAGAAAATAGAAAAACATATTATCAATGTTCGTGGTAGAGGTTTAATGATTGGAGTAGAATTTGATATAATGCACAAACCAATAAGAGAAAAACTGGTTTATGAGCAGCACTGTTTCACGGGTTGTGCGTCAACTAATATTTTGCGTCTATTACCCCCTCTCTGCTTTACAAAAGACAATGTAGACGAATTTATCGTAAAACTTAAAAATGTATTAGAGAAATTATGAAAATATCTGTTATCGGAGCAGGAGCCATGGGTGGTTCTTTAGCTCAAGGTCTACTCAAAGTAGAAACATTTAAGCCATCTGATATAACAGTAGCTGATCCTTCACAGGATACACTTCAGAAATTTGCAGAAACAGGTGCCAGCATTACTACAGATAATAAAGTTGCAGCGGAAAGTGGTGATATTGTTGCTGTTGTCGTTAAACCCTGGTTAGTAGAAAATGTGCTGAACGGTATAAAAGATTCTATGAACTATAAAAGACAGATTCTTATAGTTATAGCAGCAGGTGTTTCATCCGAACAAATCAACAGTTGGATGAAAAAAGATGATGGATCTTTGCCTCCACTCTTTCTGGTAATACCAAATATTGCTATAGCAGTAATGAACTCGATGACTTTCATTGTACCTGTTAATGCATCCGAAACAAATATAAAATTGATTTCCGAAATATTTGATGAGATG comes from the Xylanibacter oryzae DSM 17970 genome and includes:
- a CDS encoding hybrid sensor histidine kinase/response regulator transcription factor, which produces MKKNRHQSLLLIMCILLSLMVSAGTGKLYTSDKLSSSLITCICQDKYGYIWIGTEYGLNKFDGYRFTNYLHNDRDTSTITDNIISNFIVDKNGGLWIGCSKGFVKYDYSKDKFIRMPFPGNRKPRVNSILQNPHGDILIGTAGYGLYRLKHGTNTITEENKFSKRAQDKFFSRMYEDEYQNLWKSSHLSVFSCIKTKNGRFVSVRDFNSPCGPPMSFLKYSHRELLIVCMYGILKYDYMTGRLFDAGYNLEELKGSNVTIRKAIIDHAGNIYVGTLGGGLMIIPHGKNKMVKVENNNGTFSLASSNVNWLIEDKDNNLWVSCYKKGLYLLNDRKVAFTTWSFSAQNYVIGSSVSSIAKGDNGDTWCTVQGNGVYKFDRNGRITAHPASPIGTIIIYRDKQGRYWLGTESGLYSYNPSNGAYKLAKPFQGWGLNCMVDDGKGNLYISNYGKGLCIYNIKTSKCITFSMNQNHANGTLLNDWIISMKFDHYGLLWIGSSNGSQCFDPKGFNFSPYGWKNSKLLNMQSTAIAEAINGDMLLGTDAGLYVFNRKTQIISLFPHSEQLRDKVICGIVTDRKGDIWLSTSMGIWEYNKRTGKFISHISGNGLTTKEYIIGAVMHRKDDMIGFGTNDGVTVFYPELVKKNGIKMGQVYLTNFILGGKSIDCQSDYFEIPYSENSFSMEFSLLNYKNTDNIGFQYRINGTKDWTSTNEGSNAIAFNKLRPGKYIIEVRAYNNGIHSKYTKTITVIVNEPWYASTFACIIYILLISWIVYMIGAYYTRRKKTQLEEDKMKFLINATHDIRSPLTLILGPLEKLKKRLTDNENMVDLDTIDRNAKRLLLLVNQILDERKIDKNQMHLHCSKTELVGFISGILTLYNYNANERNIKINFEHKDKELFVWIDKINFDKVISNLLSNAFKYTFDGGEVTVSLSKDDKNAEIKVIDNGIGFNDEKIDRLFERFYQGGNSKDLHIEGSGIGLNLCKAIVTMHGGKINASNRDDGKNGACFTVNIPLGKEHLRQEQIEEPQYKEKDKSDDVNKQANKNYHIMIVDDDREIGQYINTELGKWYKFEVFPNGREALKALLTKNYDLVISDVMMPEMDGITLLKNIKSNSNISYIPVLLLTSKAEVSDRMEGLKKGADAFLAKPFSMQELHILIDNLIDNVRRLRGKFSGAQEQKDKIVEVEVIGNDDALMNRIMKAINENLSDPEFNVEKLTEDVGISRAQLHRKMKEITGISAGEFIRNLRLEQAGRLIREGKINVTQVAYTVGFNNQSHFSTLFKRHYGMSPTEYAADNIKKQ
- a CDS encoding MFS transporter — translated: MNNKILLREKVGYSLGDVAANLVFQMMMIFQLKFYTDIFGLDGAVAGSVLLIARFVDAFVDPMVGIITDRTKTRWGKYRPWVLWTSIPFCVFYVLAFYNPGIHDKTMVAVYATVSYVLLMSAYSFNNTPYSALGGVMTGDIKERTSITSIRFIGSTIAQFIVQGLTLPLVSKFGHGDNSHGWFCTILLFASISFICFIITFISARERISPPPQQKMNIKEDIKETFTDIPWRAMFVLTLFIFITLAMWGSAMSFYFQSYVDQHALYKFLDSLGLVSTSTNVHGVGATILSAFNLIAHKESDAYSIGFSVFNMMGAIVQFFGVVLLSNYLANRFGKKQTFIVCLALTAIFTAAFYIPNVGDIHLMFVLCFLKSLAYAPTVPLLWAMIGDVADHVEYVNHRRATGFCFSGVVFALKAGLGLGGAFAGLILSSFGYISGNFGVQSDSAVEGIRLVSSIVPAILFGVGVVCLFFYPITKRFNENMQAELAARRKLNEQ
- a CDS encoding endo-1,4-beta-xylanase, giving the protein MRKTILSIILILALPSAIMAGNRAASLKDVLGKYFLIGAAVNVPQTDGRDVKGAEVVKDNFNAIVAENCMKSEVLQPVEGKFNWEDADKLIKFGEENNLTITGHCLVWHSQAPRWFFVDSLGKPVSREVLIERLHKHISTVVSRYKGKILGWDVVNEAINDDGTYRKSPFYNIIGPEFIDLAFKFAHEADPNAQLYYNDYSMAKPGKRAAVCKLVRHLQSIGCRIDAVGMQSHNGLDFPDLKDYEASIDSFAACGVKVMFTELDLNLLPNPQYFGGADVSQNFRYDKKYNPYPNGLDKAMNRKFEDRYMEFFKIYRKHASQISRITLWGVSDKSSWLNNWPIPGRSSYPLLFDRDYKAKPVVKKIINLFK